A window of the Halobacterium hubeiense genome harbors these coding sequences:
- a CDS encoding archaea-specific SMC-related protein: MGSEQSLERDVHVRARNVGGIDEAEVSLPPGVTVLTGRNATNRTSFLQSIMAGLGSERATLKGDTDEGEVELRVDGETYTRTLTRNGDTVVYGGDPYLDDPAVADQFAFLLENTEVRRAVARGDDLREIIMDPVDTDEIEAQIRDLENEKRDLDDQIEELERIEDELPELEAEKRDLEADIEDAREELADVEDEIESRDVSLEQSRSQKEAIEEAFEALRDARADLEDVEFELETERQTLEDLREERDRLESELADADEHDENPDQLAGRIDELRERKRALDDTISQLGSVISFNEEMLDGEGLDLDEFGDDSNADPTEQLLDETEDVVCWTCGSEVERDRIEGTVDHLRELRAEKLDERSDLDDQIEELSATRSEIQRQQRERERTQRRLSEVESEIEATEGRIESLEESLADQQEEVKRLEAETEDAGTGGDYDEVLELHRESNEIELRIERLESDLADVEAEIEDHEETLRERDDLSERREEIDDELTDLRTKVDRIEAEAVEEFNDHMESVLAVLEYDNIERIWVERREREVREGRRKVEKTTFDLHVIRATDDGTSYRDTIDHLSESEREVTGLVFALAGYLVHEVYEDVPFMVLDSLEAIDSDRIARVVDYFSDYADYLVVALLPEDAQALSEEYTYVEQID, from the coding sequence ATGGGATCAGAGCAGTCTCTCGAGCGCGACGTCCACGTCCGCGCTCGGAACGTCGGCGGCATCGACGAGGCGGAAGTGTCGCTTCCCCCGGGCGTGACCGTGCTGACCGGGCGGAACGCGACCAACCGAACGTCGTTCCTGCAGTCGATTATGGCCGGGCTCGGCAGCGAGCGCGCCACCCTGAAAGGCGACACCGACGAGGGCGAAGTCGAACTCCGCGTGGACGGCGAGACGTACACGCGAACACTCACGCGCAACGGCGACACCGTCGTCTACGGCGGCGACCCCTACCTCGACGACCCCGCGGTCGCCGACCAGTTCGCGTTCCTCCTGGAGAACACGGAAGTCCGACGCGCCGTGGCGCGCGGCGACGACCTCCGGGAGATCATCATGGACCCGGTGGACACCGACGAGATCGAAGCGCAGATTCGGGACCTCGAGAACGAGAAGCGCGACCTCGACGACCAGATAGAGGAGCTGGAGCGAATCGAGGACGAACTTCCGGAGCTGGAAGCCGAGAAGCGCGACCTCGAAGCCGACATCGAGGACGCCCGCGAGGAGCTCGCCGATGTCGAGGACGAAATCGAGTCGCGTGACGTCAGCCTCGAACAGAGCCGCTCGCAGAAGGAAGCCATCGAGGAGGCCTTCGAGGCCCTGCGGGACGCCCGCGCCGACCTCGAAGACGTCGAGTTCGAACTGGAGACCGAACGGCAGACCCTCGAGGACCTCCGCGAGGAGCGCGACCGACTCGAATCAGAGCTGGCGGACGCCGACGAGCACGACGAGAACCCCGACCAGCTCGCCGGCCGCATCGACGAACTGCGCGAGCGCAAGCGCGCGCTCGACGACACCATCAGCCAGCTCGGCAGCGTCATCAGCTTCAACGAGGAGATGCTCGACGGCGAGGGGCTGGACCTCGACGAGTTCGGGGACGACTCGAACGCCGACCCGACCGAGCAGCTGCTGGACGAGACCGAGGACGTGGTCTGCTGGACGTGCGGGTCGGAGGTCGAACGCGACCGCATCGAGGGCACCGTCGACCACCTCCGCGAGCTGCGCGCGGAGAAGCTCGACGAGCGCAGCGACCTCGACGACCAGATAGAGGAGCTGTCGGCGACGCGCTCGGAGATTCAGCGCCAGCAGCGCGAGCGCGAGCGCACCCAGCGACGCCTCTCGGAGGTCGAGAGCGAAATCGAAGCCACGGAGGGACGCATCGAGTCGCTGGAGGAGTCGCTGGCGGACCAGCAGGAGGAAGTAAAGCGGCTGGAGGCCGAGACCGAGGACGCCGGCACGGGCGGCGACTACGACGAGGTGCTGGAGCTCCACCGGGAGTCCAACGAGATCGAACTGCGCATCGAGCGCCTCGAGAGCGACCTCGCGGACGTCGAGGCCGAAATCGAGGACCACGAGGAGACGCTCCGGGAGCGCGACGACCTCTCGGAGCGCCGCGAGGAAATCGACGACGAGCTCACCGACCTCCGCACGAAAGTCGACCGCATCGAGGCGGAGGCCGTCGAGGAGTTCAACGACCACATGGAGTCCGTGCTCGCGGTGCTGGAGTACGACAACATCGAGCGCATCTGGGTGGAGCGCCGCGAGCGCGAGGTCCGCGAGGGCCGCCGCAAGGTCGAGAAGACGACCTTCGACCTCCACGTCATCCGCGCGACCGACGACGGCACCTCCTACCGCGACACTATCGACCACCTCTCGGAGAGCGAGCGCGAGGTGACCGGCCTCGTGTTCGCGCTGGCGGGCTACCTCGTCCACGAGGTCTACGAGGACGTCCCGTTCATGGTGCTGGACTCGCTAGAGGCCATCGACTCCGACCGCATCGCGCGCGTCGTCGACTACTTCAGCGACTACGCTGACTACCTCGTCGTCGCCCTCCTCCCGGAGGACGCGCAGGCGCTCTCCGAGGAGTACACGTACGTCGAGCAGATCGACTGA
- a CDS encoding pirin family protein, with protein sequence MHSDSTGLHKAPRTNVSQNQGKFRIHLNFPGRNLPDHDDHGYGPLATVVESFMDPDTLISMHQHRNEEIISWVPAGVMRHDDGEGNKLVTDPDHLMVMGAGDGFWHEERTLADDPPLRMLQIFVRPHSLDLPATIQHEPIPDPVAGEWRHLFGPEASDAPLTVRNEVDFYDVRLDAGSRVAIPSKAGRDVYFYVFDGEVTADGTRFDATESGLLVGGDAVTVTAETDAVLVAFLVDPDAPVTRQGTVGR encoded by the coding sequence TTGCACTCGGACTCCACCGGCCTCCACAAGGCGCCCCGCACGAACGTCTCCCAGAACCAGGGGAAGTTCCGCATCCACCTCAACTTCCCCGGGCGGAACCTCCCGGACCACGACGACCACGGCTACGGGCCGCTGGCGACCGTCGTGGAGTCGTTCATGGACCCGGATACGCTGATTTCGATGCACCAGCACCGCAACGAGGAGATAATCTCGTGGGTGCCCGCGGGCGTGATGCGCCACGACGACGGCGAGGGCAACAAGCTCGTCACCGACCCCGACCACCTGATGGTGATGGGCGCCGGTGACGGCTTCTGGCACGAGGAGCGCACGCTCGCCGACGACCCGCCGCTGCGCATGCTCCAGATATTCGTGCGGCCCCACAGCCTCGACCTCCCGGCGACCATCCAGCACGAGCCGATTCCCGACCCCGTCGCCGGCGAGTGGCGCCACCTCTTCGGCCCGGAGGCGTCGGACGCGCCCCTCACGGTTCGCAACGAGGTGGACTTCTACGATGTCCGCCTCGACGCGGGGAGTCGCGTCGCCATCCCATCGAAGGCGGGCCGGGACGTCTACTTCTACGTCTTCGACGGCGAAGTCACCGCGGACGGCACGCGCTTCGACGCGACGGAGAGCGGCCTGCTCGTCGGCGGCGACGCGGTGACGGTCACGGCAGAAACAGACGCGGTGCTCGTCGCGTTCCTCGTGGACCCCGACGCCCCCGTCACGCGGCAGGGAACCGTCGGTCGCTGA
- a CDS encoding FKBP-type peptidyl-prolyl cis-trans isomerase — translation MTIATGDSVTLEYTGRTDDGTVFDTSREAVAEDAGLTEAEGEREYGPLTVDIGAQQVIEGMEEGLLGLEAGESTTIEVPPEKGYGEWSEEEVQSFETAELREMLGGQTPEEGEYLEAQNGQLGEVVHAGDEEIRVDFNHELAGETLAFDVEIVDVN, via the coding sequence ATGACAATCGCTACCGGCGATTCTGTGACACTGGAGTACACCGGCCGAACCGACGACGGGACCGTCTTCGACACGTCCCGGGAAGCGGTCGCCGAGGACGCGGGCCTCACCGAGGCCGAGGGCGAGCGCGAGTACGGCCCGCTGACGGTGGACATCGGCGCACAGCAGGTCATCGAGGGAATGGAGGAGGGGCTGCTCGGCCTCGAAGCGGGCGAGTCGACGACCATCGAAGTGCCGCCCGAGAAGGGCTACGGCGAGTGGAGCGAGGAGGAAGTGCAGTCGTTTGAGACCGCCGAACTCCGCGAGATGCTCGGCGGGCAGACGCCCGAGGAGGGCGAGTACCTGGAAGCCCAGAACGGCCAGCTCGGCGAGGTCGTCCACGCCGGCGACGAGGAGATTCGCGTGGACTTCAACCACGAGCTCGCCGGCGAGACGCTGGCGTTCGACGTCGAAATCGTCGACGTCAACTGA
- a CDS encoding pyridoxal phosphate-dependent aminotransferase produces the protein MPEVTDRVRGVERSRIRMMFDRAERHDGDLVRLEVGEPDFDTPEHVVEAAVDAARGGDTHYTPNAGTLELREAVAGKFERERGASFDPDSEIMATVGGMEALHLALLATAEAGEEVLIPSPVYPNYEAQAKLADATPVNVPLDADAGYALDVEAVREALSAETSAVVLNSPANPTGQVFDRDAALDVVEAAAEHDAWVVSDEVYMGLTYDGPTRSLAADAETDNVLVVDSVSKQYAMTGWRVGWLAGPEHLISETTKIHEATTACPSSVAQAAATRALTGDQEPIEAMYDAFLERRNYVADRIADIEGVTAPTPDGAFYAFIDVSELGDDFEIAKELCDDYGVVLTPGSGFGPGGAGNLRLSFANSLDNLEAGLDRFEAFVADTY, from the coding sequence ATGCCCGAGGTTACCGACCGGGTGCGCGGCGTTGAGCGCTCACGTATCCGCATGATGTTCGACAGAGCCGAGCGACACGACGGCGACCTCGTCCGACTAGAGGTTGGCGAACCGGACTTCGACACGCCCGAGCACGTCGTCGAGGCCGCCGTGGACGCGGCCCGCGGCGGGGACACGCACTACACGCCCAACGCGGGCACGCTGGAACTCCGGGAGGCCGTCGCCGGGAAGTTCGAGCGCGAGCGCGGCGCGAGCTTCGACCCCGACTCCGAGATTATGGCGACAGTCGGCGGGATGGAGGCGCTGCACCTCGCGCTGCTGGCGACCGCCGAGGCCGGCGAGGAGGTCCTCATCCCGTCGCCCGTCTACCCGAACTACGAGGCGCAGGCGAAGCTCGCGGACGCCACGCCCGTGAACGTCCCGCTGGACGCCGACGCCGGCTACGCGCTCGACGTCGAGGCCGTCCGCGAGGCGCTCTCCGCGGAGACGTCGGCGGTCGTGTTGAACTCGCCCGCGAACCCGACCGGGCAGGTGTTCGACCGGGACGCCGCCCTCGACGTCGTCGAAGCCGCCGCCGAGCACGACGCGTGGGTCGTCTCCGACGAGGTTTACATGGGACTGACCTACGACGGGCCGACGCGCAGCCTCGCCGCGGACGCGGAGACGGACAACGTCCTCGTCGTGGACTCCGTCTCCAAGCAGTACGCGATGACGGGGTGGCGGGTCGGCTGGCTCGCCGGCCCGGAACACTTGATTTCGGAGACGACGAAGATTCACGAGGCGACGACTGCCTGCCCGTCCAGCGTCGCGCAGGCCGCCGCCACGCGAGCGCTCACGGGCGACCAAGAACCAATCGAGGCGATGTACGACGCGTTCCTCGAACGCCGCAACTACGTCGCCGACCGCATCGCGGACATCGAGGGCGTCACGGCGCCGACGCCCGACGGCGCGTTCTACGCGTTCATCGACGTCTCCGAGCTCGGTGACGACTTCGAAATCGCGAAAGAGCTCTGCGACGACTACGGCGTCGTGCTCACGCCCGGCAGCGGGTTCGGGCCGGGCGGCGCAGGGAACCTCCGGCTGTCGTTCGCGAACAGCCTCGACAACCTCGAAGCGGGGCTGGACCGCTTCGAGGCGTTCGTCGCGGACACCTACTGA